A window of the Bacteroides thetaiotaomicron VPI-5482 genome harbors these coding sequences:
- a CDS encoding S46 family peptidase, producing the protein MRKQIIFAIFSLATLSIHADEGMWMLTDLKAQNAVAMRELGLEIPVEEVYNANSISLKDAVVHFGGGCTGEVISSEGLVLTNHHCGYGAIQQHSNVEHDYLTEGFWAMNRDAELPTPGLTVTFIDRILDVTSYVNDQLKKDEDPNGTNYLSPSYLSKVAERFAKDENIEVTPATKLELKAFYGGNKYYMFVKTVYSDIRMVGAPPSSIGKFGADTDNWMWPRHTGDFSLFRIYADKNGKPAAYSRDNVPLQVKKHLKISIAGVQEGDFTFVMGFPGRNWRYMISDEVEERMQTTNFMRQHVRGARQKVLMEQMLKDPAVRIHYASKYASSANYWKNAIGMNEGLVRLKVLDTKRKQQEELLARGREKGDDSYQKAFDEIRSIVAHRRDALYHQQALNEALVTALDFMRLPSTTEMVTALKSKNKEQIKTATENLKQAGEKYFASVPFPEVERMVAKTMLQTYASYIPEEQRINIFEIINSRFKGNIDSFVDACFEYSIFGNPKNFEKFIKKPSLYKIGHDWMVLFKYSITDGILKTAIAMKEANQNYDAAHKVWVKGMMDMRQEKGMPIYPDANSTLRLTYGQVLSYEPADGVVYDAHTTLKGVMEKEDPGNWEFVVPQKLKELYKARDYGRYGKDGEMPVCFIVNTDNTGGNSGSPVFNSKGQLVGTAFDRNYEGLTGDIAFRPSSQRAACVDIRYTLFIIDKYAGASHIIDELSIE; encoded by the coding sequence ATGAGAAAACAAATTATATTTGCTATTTTTTCACTGGCAACTCTTAGCATCCACGCCGATGAAGGTATGTGGATGCTAACTGACCTGAAAGCACAAAATGCAGTTGCCATGCGGGAACTCGGTCTGGAGATTCCTGTTGAAGAGGTATATAATGCCAATAGCATCTCTCTGAAAGATGCTGTTGTACACTTCGGTGGCGGATGTACCGGAGAAGTCATTTCTTCTGAAGGACTGGTACTCACCAATCATCATTGTGGTTACGGAGCTATCCAACAACATAGTAATGTAGAGCATGATTACCTGACAGAAGGATTCTGGGCCATGAACCGTGATGCAGAACTTCCCACACCGGGATTGACCGTCACTTTTATCGACCGTATCCTTGATGTAACCAGTTACGTAAACGATCAGTTGAAAAAAGATGAAGATCCGAATGGTACTAATTATTTGTCGCCAAGTTACCTGAGCAAAGTGGCAGAACGCTTCGCTAAAGATGAAAATATAGAAGTCACCCCTGCAACCAAACTTGAACTTAAAGCTTTTTACGGAGGAAATAAATATTATATGTTTGTAAAGACCGTATACAGCGATATTCGCATGGTAGGTGCTCCCCCCTCTTCTATTGGTAAATTCGGAGCCGACACAGACAACTGGATGTGGCCCCGCCATACCGGAGATTTTTCCCTCTTCCGCATCTATGCTGATAAAAACGGCAAACCTGCCGCATATTCTAGAGACAATGTTCCTTTGCAGGTCAAAAAACATTTGAAAATCAGCATTGCCGGAGTACAGGAAGGTGACTTCACCTTTGTTATGGGATTCCCGGGACGTAACTGGCGATATATGATTTCCGATGAAGTGGAAGAGCGTATGCAGACTACCAACTTTATGCGTCAACATGTACGCGGTGCCCGTCAGAAAGTTCTGATGGAGCAGATGCTGAAAGATCCTGCCGTACGAATCCATTATGCAAGTAAGTATGCATCTTCAGCCAATTACTGGAAAAATGCAATTGGTATGAACGAAGGATTAGTACGTCTCAAAGTACTGGATACCAAGCGTAAACAACAAGAAGAACTCTTGGCCCGTGGCCGCGAAAAAGGTGATGATTCTTATCAGAAGGCATTTGATGAAATACGTTCTATCGTTGCTCATCGACGGGATGCACTCTATCACCAGCAAGCCCTTAACGAAGCACTTGTCACAGCACTTGACTTTATGCGCCTCCCTTCTACAACAGAAATGGTCACTGCCCTTAAGTCAAAAAACAAAGAACAAATAAAAACAGCTACCGAAAATCTGAAACAAGCCGGTGAAAAATACTTTGCCTCCGTTCCCTTCCCGGAAGTAGAGCGAATGGTTGCCAAAACCATGCTGCAAACTTATGCCAGCTACATTCCGGAGGAACAACGAATCAATATTTTCGAGATCATAAACTCACGTTTCAAAGGAAATATAGATTCATTTGTAGATGCTTGTTTTGAATATTCGATTTTTGGTAATCCCAAGAACTTTGAAAAGTTTATCAAAAAACCAAGCTTATATAAGATAGGTCATGACTGGATGGTACTTTTCAAATACTCCATCACAGATGGAATATTGAAAACTGCCATTGCCATGAAAGAGGCTAATCAGAACTACGACGCTGCTCATAAGGTATGGGTAAAAGGAATGATGGACATGAGACAGGAAAAAGGAATGCCTATCTATCCGGACGCCAATTCAACCTTACGACTGACTTACGGACAGGTACTTTCTTACGAACCTGCCGACGGAGTAGTTTATGACGCTCATACTACACTCAAAGGAGTTATGGAGAAGGAAGATCCAGGAAACTGGGAATTTGTAGTTCCGCAGAAGTTGAAGGAACTATATAAAGCCAGAGACTATGGACGCTATGGTAAAGACGGTGAAATGCCTGTCTGCTTTATTGTTAATACTGATAATACAGGAGGAAACTCCGGCAGTCCGGTATTCAATAGCAAAGGACAACTAGTGGGCACAGCTTTCGACCGCAACTATGAAGGGCTGACCGGAGACATCGCTTTCCGCCCCTCCTCACAACGTGCCGCCTGTGTAGATATCCGCTATACCTTATTTATTATCGATAAATATGCAGGAGCCTCCCACATTATTGATGAACTGAGTATTGAATAA
- a CDS encoding S46 family peptidase, with protein sequence MNRLRLYLLALTALLVCTVKADEGMWLLQLMQQQHSIDMMKKQGLKLEAQDLYNPNGVSLKDAVGIFGGGCTGEIISPEGLILTNHHCGYSSIQQHSSVEHDYLTDGFWATSRDQELPTPGLKFTFIERIEDITDIVNAKIAAKEITESQSFTGAFLEGLAKELYEKSDLKDKKGIVPQALPFYAGNKFYLFYKKIYPDVRMVAAPPSSVGKFGGETDNWMWPRHTGDFSMFRIYADANGEPAEYSASNTPLKTKKHLSISIKGLKEGDYAMIMGFPGRTSRYLTVSEVKERMESTNEPRIRIRGARLAVLKEVMNASDKIRIQYANKYAGSSNYWKNSIGMNKAIIDNDVLGTKAEQEAKFAEYAKAQNNTEYANVVKKIDDLVAQTAPLNYQLTCLTEVFFGAIEFGNSMLTKTREALVDKNDSLIKVRLEGLKENFKSIHNKDYDHEVDRKVAKALLPLYAEMIPANQRPAIYKVIEQKYKGDYNKFVDDMYDKSIFANQANFDKFLKKPTVKAIDEDLALQYAQSKYDQYGNLLDQLKELDKELALLHKTYIRGLGEMKLPVPSYPDANFTIRLTYGNVKPYDPKDGVHYNYYTTTKGILEKENPEDREFVVPAKLKELIEKKDYGRYALPNGDMPVCFLSTNDITGGNSGSPVLNENGELIGCAFDGNWESLSGDINFDNNLQRCINLDIRYVLFILEKLGNCGHLINEMTIVE encoded by the coding sequence GATGCAGTCGGTATATTCGGAGGAGGATGTACAGGAGAAATCATTTCACCGGAAGGCTTGATCCTGACTAACCATCACTGCGGTTATTCTTCTATCCAGCAACACAGTAGTGTAGAACACGATTATCTGACAGATGGCTTTTGGGCTACATCCAGAGATCAGGAACTTCCTACTCCGGGACTAAAGTTCACCTTCATCGAACGTATCGAAGATATAACAGATATTGTGAATGCTAAAATCGCCGCCAAAGAGATTACAGAATCCCAGTCATTCACCGGTGCTTTCCTTGAAGGACTGGCTAAAGAACTCTATGAAAAAAGTGACCTGAAAGATAAGAAAGGAATTGTACCGCAAGCCCTTCCTTTCTACGCAGGAAACAAATTCTACCTGTTCTACAAGAAAATATATCCGGATGTACGTATGGTTGCCGCTCCTCCTTCTTCAGTAGGTAAATTCGGTGGCGAAACAGACAACTGGATGTGGCCCCGTCATACCGGTGACTTCTCCATGTTCCGTATCTATGCAGATGCCAACGGAGAGCCGGCTGAATACAGCGCAAGCAATACTCCGCTGAAAACGAAGAAACATCTGTCAATCTCCATCAAAGGTTTAAAAGAAGGAGACTATGCAATGATCATGGGATTCCCCGGAAGAACCAGCCGTTATCTGACTGTGTCAGAAGTAAAAGAACGCATGGAGTCAACCAATGAACCGCGTATCCGCATTCGTGGTGCACGCCTGGCTGTTTTGAAAGAAGTGATGAACGCCAGCGATAAAATCCGTATTCAGTATGCAAACAAATATGCAGGCTCCAGTAACTACTGGAAAAACTCGATCGGAATGAACAAAGCGATCATTGACAATGACGTATTGGGCACTAAAGCAGAACAGGAAGCTAAATTTGCTGAATATGCAAAGGCACAAAACAATACCGAATATGCCAATGTTGTGAAAAAGATCGATGATCTGGTAGCACAAACAGCTCCTCTCAATTATCAACTGACTTGCCTGACTGAAGTTTTCTTCGGAGCTATCGAATTTGGTAACTCAATGTTAACTAAAACACGGGAAGCTTTGGTTGATAAAAACGACTCTCTGATCAAAGTTCGTCTGGAAGGTCTGAAAGAAAACTTCAAAAGCATCCATAACAAAGACTATGATCATGAAGTAGACCGCAAAGTAGCTAAAGCACTGCTTCCTCTCTATGCAGAAATGATTCCGGCAAACCAACGCCCTGCTATCTATAAAGTGATCGAGCAAAAATATAAAGGAGATTACAACAAGTTCGTAGACGATATGTACGATAAGTCTATTTTTGCCAATCAGGCTAACTTTGATAAATTCCTCAAAAAGCCGACAGTAAAAGCTATTGATGAGGATCTGGCTTTGCAATATGCCCAATCCAAATACGATCAATACGGCAATCTCCTTGATCAGCTAAAAGAGCTAGACAAAGAACTTGCTCTGCTCCACAAAACTTACATCCGCGGTTTAGGTGAAATGAAATTGCCTGTTCCTTCATATCCGGACGCAAACTTCACCATTCGCCTGACCTATGGTAACGTAAAACCATATGATCCGAAAGATGGTGTACACTATAACTATTACACAACAACAAAAGGTATTCTTGAAAAAGAAAATCCGGAAGACCGCGAATTTGTGGTACCGGCCAAGTTGAAAGAACTTATAGAAAAGAAAGACTACGGTCGTTATGCATTACCTAACGGTGATATGCCTGTCTGCTTCCTGTCAACCAATGACATTACCGGTGGTAACTCCGGTAGTCCAGTATTGAACGAAAACGGAGAATTGATCGGCTGTGCATTCGATGGTAACTGGGAATCTCTGAGTGGTGATATTAACTTTGATAACAACTTGCAACGTTGTATCAACCTTGATATCCGCTACGTCCTGTTTATCCTTGAGAAATTAGGAAACTGCGGCCATCTGATTAATGAAATGACTATCGTAGAATAA